A single genomic interval of Alcaligenes sp. SDU_A2 harbors:
- the selA gene encoding L-seryl-tRNA(Sec) selenium transferase: MNTASPIPAAPAGAKDIPSLDRLLRSPEFEPLLRAWGHTQLSQISRICLQELRETALNGQLLHASLTSAALAHTVQTRLAARNAPRLRPVYNLTGTVLHTNLGRALLPDESVHAVLRALTSPANLEFDLDTGGRGDRDDLIEPLLCELTGAEAATVVNNNAAAVLLMLNTLSDQRESIVSRGELVEIGGAFRIPDIMKRAGARLIEIGTTNRTHAADYENAIGPDTAMLLKVHCSNYAVKGFTKSIDIGQVAQIAHARGLPACVDLGSGTLVDLAQWGLPPEPTVRDTIAAGADIVTFSGDKLLGGPQAGLIVGRAELIRKIKKNPLKRALRVGKLTLAALEPVLALYRDPEHLPERLTTLRLFTRPASAMQKQATRLTPVLQAWVGTDFVVETAALFSQIGSGAMPEDVLPSCGLRIRHLGPGRPGRHLAHLETRLRSLPQPVIGRIAEDALWLDLRCLEENQEPAFATQLNADRT; the protein is encoded by the coding sequence ATGAACACTGCCTCCCCTATCCCCGCAGCGCCCGCCGGGGCCAAAGACATTCCTTCCCTGGATCGCCTGCTGCGTTCGCCCGAATTCGAACCGCTGCTGCGCGCCTGGGGTCATACTCAACTGAGCCAGATCAGCCGCATCTGTCTGCAAGAGCTGCGCGAAACGGCCTTGAACGGACAACTGCTCCATGCCAGCCTGACGTCAGCCGCTCTGGCGCATACTGTGCAAACCCGGCTGGCAGCCCGGAATGCGCCCCGTCTACGCCCTGTCTATAACTTGACCGGCACCGTATTGCACACCAATCTGGGACGCGCCTTGTTACCCGACGAATCCGTGCACGCCGTGCTGCGCGCCCTGACCTCGCCCGCCAATCTGGAATTTGATCTGGACACCGGCGGCCGGGGCGACCGCGACGATCTGATCGAACCGCTGCTGTGCGAACTGACCGGGGCCGAGGCCGCAACCGTGGTCAACAATAACGCCGCCGCCGTGCTGCTGATGCTCAATACACTCAGCGACCAACGCGAAAGCATCGTATCGCGCGGCGAACTGGTGGAAATCGGCGGTGCCTTCCGCATCCCCGACATTATGAAGCGCGCGGGGGCGCGCCTGATCGAGATCGGCACCACCAACCGCACGCATGCGGCCGACTACGAAAACGCCATCGGCCCGGACACGGCCATGCTTTTAAAAGTCCATTGCAGCAACTATGCCGTCAAAGGCTTCACCAAAAGCATCGATATCGGGCAAGTCGCCCAGATCGCGCACGCACGCGGGCTGCCGGCCTGTGTTGACCTGGGCAGCGGTACCCTGGTCGATCTGGCCCAATGGGGCCTGCCGCCCGAGCCCACTGTGCGCGACACCATCGCCGCCGGCGCCGACATCGTCACCTTCAGCGGCGACAAACTGCTGGGCGGGCCGCAAGCGGGCCTGATCGTAGGCCGCGCCGAGCTGATCCGCAAAATCAAGAAAAACCCGCTTAAACGCGCCCTGCGCGTAGGCAAGCTGACACTGGCCGCCCTGGAACCGGTGCTGGCCCTGTACCGAGACCCTGAACACCTGCCCGAACGCCTGACCACGCTGCGCCTGTTCACCCGCCCGGCCAGCGCCATGCAAAAGCAAGCAACCCGCCTGACTCCGGTACTGCAAGCATGGGTCGGCACGGACTTTGTTGTGGAAACCGCCGCACTGTTCAGCCAGATCGGCAGCGGTGCCATGCCCGAAGATGTGCTGCCCAGTTGCGGCCTACGCATCCGCCACCTCGGCCCAGGCCGCCCCGGACGGCACCTGGCGCATCTGGAGACCCGGCTGCGCAGCCTGCCCCAACCGGTTATCGGCCGCATCGCCGAGGACGCGCTGTGGCTGGATCTGCGTTGTCTGGAAGAAAATCAGGAACCCGCCTTCGCAACGCAATTGAACGCGGATCGGACATGA
- the selB gene encoding selenocysteine-specific translation elongation factor yields MIIGTAGHIDHGKTTLVRALTGVDTDRLQEEKKRGISIELGYAYTPLADGQVLGFIDVPGHERLVHTMVAGATGIDFGLLIVAADDGVMPQTREHMAVLQLLGLQDGAIAISKADRADAARIEQVRAQVAALTQDTFLQNAPVFVVDAVSIHMPGVDALRRHLHERAMHTSQRNQAGYFRQAIDRVFTLPGHGTIVTGTVHAGLLDLDGPPLDLRLMPHGKPVRVRSIHAQNRPARQALAGQRCALNLGGLDVRDIARGDWLADARLFSPSCRIDVELTLLDKADGPLRAWSPWHVHLGAAHLTAHAVPLQGDALQPGQTGKVQLVFEQPVCTVTGERFILRNAQARDTVGGGLILDPDAPDRKRRAPARLAWLDALAGWARGANLDTLLAQAPYGLAESTLLRLAGGDQTRLSLPPDALWLEPGRGQGERLLMDGDRLRALCSRIETTVLEFHDRNPDEPGLSASRLKRMAAPTMPDTLWAVLIERLIQEGQLARQGSWLHRPDHRICLSPEDTALATELLPRIEAGGFDPPWMRDLARELTEPEERVRTLLRRLVRQGDLYQIVHDLFYHHRQVAHLARVISEQDAGKGISAAQFRDATGLGRKRAIQILEFFDRIGYTRRLRDRHVLRGEAWPEQTR; encoded by the coding sequence ATGATCATCGGCACAGCAGGCCATATCGACCACGGCAAAACCACCTTGGTTCGCGCCTTGACCGGCGTGGACACCGACCGCCTTCAAGAAGAAAAAAAACGCGGCATTTCCATTGAATTGGGCTATGCCTATACCCCCCTGGCCGACGGCCAAGTGCTGGGCTTTATCGATGTGCCCGGCCACGAACGCCTGGTGCATACCATGGTGGCCGGTGCCACCGGCATCGATTTCGGCCTGCTGATCGTGGCAGCCGACGATGGCGTCATGCCCCAGACACGCGAACACATGGCGGTGCTGCAACTGCTGGGGCTACAAGACGGAGCCATCGCCATCAGCAAGGCCGACCGCGCCGATGCAGCGCGCATCGAGCAGGTACGCGCCCAGGTCGCCGCCTTGACGCAAGACACTTTTTTACAGAACGCCCCGGTTTTTGTGGTGGATGCCGTATCCATACACATGCCCGGCGTGGATGCCTTGCGCCGCCACCTGCACGAACGCGCCATGCATACGTCGCAGCGCAATCAGGCAGGTTATTTCCGCCAGGCCATCGACCGCGTCTTTACCCTGCCGGGCCACGGCACCATCGTGACCGGCACCGTGCATGCCGGCCTGCTGGATCTGGACGGCCCGCCACTGGATCTGCGCCTGATGCCCCACGGCAAACCCGTACGGGTGCGCAGCATCCACGCCCAAAATCGACCCGCTCGTCAAGCCTTGGCCGGCCAACGCTGCGCCCTGAACCTGGGCGGACTGGATGTACGCGACATCGCGCGGGGCGATTGGCTGGCCGATGCCCGCCTGTTCTCGCCCTCCTGTCGCATTGATGTAGAACTGACTCTGTTGGATAAGGCCGACGGTCCGCTGCGTGCCTGGTCACCTTGGCACGTGCATCTGGGCGCAGCCCATCTGACCGCGCATGCGGTGCCGCTGCAAGGCGATGCGCTACAGCCCGGCCAGACCGGCAAAGTCCAACTGGTATTCGAACAGCCAGTCTGCACGGTGACTGGCGAGCGCTTCATTCTGCGCAATGCCCAGGCCCGTGACACTGTAGGCGGTGGTCTGATCCTGGACCCCGATGCCCCGGACCGCAAGCGTCGCGCCCCAGCGCGTTTGGCCTGGCTGGACGCCTTGGCTGGCTGGGCACGCGGCGCAAATCTAGACACCCTGCTGGCACAGGCCCCTTACGGCTTGGCTGAATCTACCTTGCTGCGTCTGGCAGGCGGTGACCAGACACGTCTGAGCCTGCCGCCGGATGCGCTCTGGCTGGAGCCGGGCCGTGGACAGGGCGAACGTCTGCTGATGGACGGCGATCGTCTGCGCGCTCTTTGTTCGCGTATTGAAACCACCGTTCTGGAATTTCATGATCGCAACCCCGATGAGCCGGGCCTGTCTGCCAGCCGCCTCAAACGCATGGCCGCCCCGACCATGCCCGATACACTTTGGGCCGTCCTGATCGAACGCCTGATCCAGGAAGGCCAGCTGGCCCGTCAGGGCTCCTGGCTGCATCGCCCAGACCATCGCATTTGCCTAAGCCCGGAAGACACCGCACTGGCCACCGAGCTGCTGCCGCGCATTGAGGCGGGCGGTTTCGATCCCCCCTGGATGCGCGATCTGGCGCGCGAACTGACCGAACCGGAAGAGCGGGTACGCACCTTGCTGCGTCGGCTTGTTCGCCAGGGCGATCTGTACCAGATCGTACACGACCTGTTTTACCACCATCGTCAGGTCGCGCACCTGGCCCGGGTCATCTCCGAGCAGGACGCGGGCAAGGGCATCAGCGCCGCCCAATTTCGGGACGCAACCGGCCTGGGACGCAAACGGGCTATTCAAATCCTGGAGTTTTTTGATCGCATCGGCTACACCCGCCGTCTGCGCGACCGCCACGTGCTGCGTGGCGAAGCCTGGCCAGAACAGACGCGGTAA
- a CDS encoding helix-turn-helix domain-containing protein translates to MTHLPFRLRALRRQHGLSLEQLAQRTGLTKSYLSKLERAVSAPSISTVIKLAQAYGMGVSQLIGEADVDQDESVCIVRRDERLPLPGHRGQDGGRYEAMAGRRRFRLMNPFIIYPPHEKQAQPTIFPHAGEEFVFVVSGQIQVTIAEHSFTLEAGDSVYFDSELPHSVLSLGKEQAQVLAVTCSERSGLARETGQSGVMQPQ, encoded by the coding sequence ATGACCCATCTTCCTTTCCGGCTGCGCGCCCTGCGCCGTCAACATGGTTTGTCGCTGGAGCAGTTGGCCCAGCGTACCGGCTTGACCAAAAGCTACCTGTCCAAGCTGGAGCGGGCGGTCAGCGCGCCGTCGATTTCGACCGTCATCAAATTGGCCCAGGCCTATGGCATGGGGGTATCGCAATTGATCGGCGAGGCCGATGTCGATCAGGACGAGAGCGTGTGCATTGTGCGCCGTGACGAGCGCCTGCCTTTGCCGGGCCACCGCGGACAGGATGGCGGACGATACGAAGCGATGGCGGGGCGGCGGCGGTTTCGCCTGATGAATCCATTTATTATTTACCCCCCCCACGAAAAGCAGGCGCAGCCGACCATCTTTCCGCATGCGGGTGAAGAGTTCGTGTTTGTGGTGTCGGGGCAGATACAGGTCACGATTGCCGAGCACAGCTTTACGCTGGAAGCGGGCGATTCGGTGTATTTCGACTCCGAACTACCCCATAGCGTGCTGAGCCTTGGCAAGGAGCAGGCCCAGGTACTGGCGGTTACGTGTTCGGAGCGATCCGGTCTGGCAAGAGAAACCGGGCAGAGCGGCGTGATGCAGCCGCAGTGA
- a CDS encoding aldolase: protein MNDTMSLPKSVLIAQSQSQMQAQFELPERSVRQKLALTCRILFDGGHDSGLAGQITARGEQAGTYFTQQLGLGFDEITASNILLVDQDLNVLHGQGMPNPANRFHSWIYQARPDVQCIIHTHPLHAASLSMLEVPLEVSHMDNCPLYDDCAFLKDWPGVPVGNEEGQIIAQALGDKRAILLSHHGMLVAAGSIEEACVLALQFERTARMQLLAMSAGQIKPIVPALGREAHDWILRPKRSQIGFEYYARQALKRHADVLE, encoded by the coding sequence ATGAATGACACCATGAGCCTGCCCAAGTCCGTGCTGATCGCACAGTCGCAAAGCCAGATGCAGGCCCAGTTCGAGCTGCCCGAACGTAGTGTGCGCCAAAAACTGGCTCTGACCTGCCGCATTTTGTTCGATGGCGGTCACGATTCGGGGCTGGCCGGGCAGATTACAGCGCGTGGCGAACAGGCTGGCACCTACTTTACCCAACAGCTGGGCCTGGGCTTTGACGAAATCACAGCGTCCAATATATTGCTGGTCGATCAGGATCTGAACGTGCTGCACGGGCAAGGCATGCCCAATCCGGCCAATCGTTTCCATTCCTGGATCTATCAGGCCCGGCCGGATGTTCAGTGCATTATCCACACCCACCCTTTGCATGCGGCTTCCTTGTCCATGCTGGAGGTGCCGTTGGAGGTATCGCACATGGACAATTGTCCGTTGTACGACGACTGTGCCTTCTTAAAAGATTGGCCCGGTGTGCCCGTGGGCAACGAGGAAGGCCAGATCATTGCGCAGGCGCTGGGCGATAAGCGCGCGATTCTGCTCTCGCATCATGGAATGCTGGTGGCGGCGGGCTCCATCGAAGAGGCTTGTGTGTTGGCCTTGCAGTTCGAGCGCACGGCCCGCATGCAGTTGCTGGCCATGTCGGCCGGTCAGATCAAGCCTATCGTGCCTGCCTTGGGACGGGAGGCGCACGATTGGATACTGCGCCCCAAGCGTTCGCAAATCGGCTTTGAATATTACGCCCGACAAGCTTTAAAGCGCCATGCGGATGTTCTTGAGTAG